A region from the bacterium genome encodes:
- a CDS encoding APC family permease, whose translation MMVRPTTTPTQQPEPEDDKLSFFRRIQRALLGRRLNPFDPAVFHNISLVAFFAWVGLGADGISSANYGPEEAFLALHGATFLAPILALMIAVTILIISAAYVQVIEEFPNGGGGYLVASKLLSPKLGALAGTALVIDYVLTIAVSIVSGVDAVFSMVPPQFDYLRTWVAIGAVVFLITLNLRGLKESILVLLPIFLVFVITHVGLVTYGLISHLPDFSERSAENLNLASEMISQDGWWVIIAALLHAFSMGAGTLTGIEAVANGMQTLKEPRVRTGKRTMFYMGLSLAFLSVMLLLNFFLFDTQHTEGKTLNASLFSQITEGWQVGGFDAGGALISIMLISAALLLFIAAQTGFIGGPRVLASMAEDSWVPHRFGHLSERLVTQNGIVLMGAAAIGFILFARGDTTILVALYAIDVFLCFSLALLGMSKLWYQKRKSDPTWRKHFLVSGAGLTVSVVLLGIMVVIKFSKGGWLVVLLTGLFLLLCLKIRNHYRQVETKVKELDDILGTLSLGDAAVKSEPLKPSEPTAVVLVQRFSGQGIHLLLSTQRLFGGRFKQFIFVSVGAIDSGRFKGVSELHSLQEEVQKETEKYVMLARSYGLKAEARTSCELDYMAEIERLCLQIHEEFPNSVFFAAKLLFWKDTFWTRFLHNETPMTLQRRLMFHGLQFVVLPVRLQ comes from the coding sequence TTGGTCTGGGGGCCGACGGAATCTCATCGGCAAACTATGGTCCTGAGGAGGCCTTTCTGGCGCTCCACGGGGCAACGTTCCTTGCACCGATTTTGGCCTTGATGATTGCCGTAACAATTCTGATTATTTCGGCAGCTTACGTGCAAGTGATCGAGGAGTTTCCTAACGGCGGTGGTGGCTATTTGGTTGCTTCGAAGTTGCTGTCACCCAAACTCGGCGCATTGGCAGGCACGGCACTGGTCATCGACTATGTGCTAACCATTGCAGTATCGATTGTTTCTGGAGTTGATGCGGTATTCAGCATGGTTCCACCGCAATTCGACTACCTCAGAACTTGGGTTGCCATAGGAGCGGTTGTCTTTTTGATTACGCTTAACTTGCGTGGCCTGAAAGAGTCCATCCTGGTGCTGCTTCCGATCTTCCTCGTGTTTGTCATTACTCATGTCGGTCTTGTTACTTACGGTCTCATTTCCCACTTGCCGGATTTTTCGGAGCGATCCGCCGAGAATCTAAACCTTGCTTCTGAAATGATTTCCCAGGATGGCTGGTGGGTTATCATTGCCGCGCTTCTGCATGCATTTTCAATGGGAGCCGGCACGTTGACCGGTATTGAAGCCGTCGCGAACGGAATGCAAACACTTAAAGAGCCTCGTGTCCGAACGGGCAAGCGTACCATGTTCTACATGGGATTGTCCTTGGCTTTCCTTTCGGTGATGCTTCTCCTGAACTTCTTCCTGTTTGACACGCAGCATACTGAGGGCAAGACACTTAATGCATCGTTGTTCTCACAGATAACCGAAGGCTGGCAAGTCGGAGGCTTCGACGCCGGCGGTGCTTTGATCAGCATCATGCTGATATCTGCGGCATTACTACTCTTCATTGCAGCTCAGACGGGTTTCATCGGCGGCCCGCGGGTGCTGGCAAGTATGGCGGAAGACTCGTGGGTTCCGCACCGTTTCGGCCACTTGTCGGAGCGACTGGTTACGCAAAACGGTATTGTGCTGATGGGCGCCGCCGCGATTGGATTCATCTTGTTCGCACGTGGTGACACGACGATTCTGGTCGCACTTTACGCCATCGACGTATTTCTTTGCTTCTCACTTGCGCTTCTCGGCATGTCGAAACTGTGGTACCAAAAGCGCAAGAGCGATCCGACTTGGCGGAAACACTTTCTTGTCAGCGGTGCGGGGTTAACGGTCAGTGTTGTACTTTTGGGAATCATGGTTGTCATTAAGTTCTCAAAGGGAGGTTGGCTAGTCGTATTACTGACCGGACTCTTCCTATTGTTGTGCCTCAAGATTCGGAATCATTACCGTCAGGTCGAGACGAAGGTGAAAGAACTGGACGACATTCTGGGCACGTTGTCGCTCGGTGATGCCGCAGTGAAGTCCGAGCCGCTTAAGCCAAGTGAACCGACCGCAGTGGTTCTCGTGCAGAGATTCAGCGGTCAGGGAATCCACCTCCTGCTGTCGACGCAAAGGCTGTTTGGAGGCCGGTTCAAGCAGTTTATCTTTGTATCGGTCGGCGCAATTGATTCCGGCAGATTCAAGGGCGTGAGCGAACTGCATTCGCTGCAGGAAGAGGTGCAGAAGGAAACCGAGAAATACGTCATGCTTGCGCGATCCTACGGCCTGAAGGCGGAAGCGCGCACGAGCTGCGAGCTGGATTATATGGCGGAAATTGAAAGGCTTTGCCTGCAAATTCACGAAGAGTTTCCCAACAGTGTTTTCTTCGCGGCAAAACTCCTGTTCTGGAAGGACACCTTCTGGACGCGTTTCCTGCACAACGAGACACCTATGACACTGCAGCGCCGGCTGATGTTCCACGGGCTGCAATTTGTTGTTCTACCTGTTCGACTACAATAA